One Fusobacterium nucleatum genomic window carries:
- a CDS encoding helix-turn-helix domain-containing protein produces the protein MAKKYISVAQASNRLNVSISTIYNYCRTGALGYRCIKNFKRYTWQIDLESLELLERESSYKSSLQIKKDLQYSLF, from the coding sequence ATGGCTAAAAAGTATATAAGTGTAGCTCAAGCATCTAATAGATTAAATGTTTCAATAAGTACAATATATAATTATTGTAGAACTGGTGCATTAGGCTATAGATGTATAAAAAATTTTAAAAGATATACATGGCAGATTGATTTAGAAAGTTTAGAGTTATTAGAAAGAGAAAGCTCGTATAAAAGTTCTCTCCAAATAAAAAAAGATTTACAATATAGTTTATTTTAA
- a CDS encoding AAA family ATPase: MKYKSFRIKNYKAIKDLTIEVDKPKLTPIIGLNETGKSSILQAVFSFDYTNDDQYNGEFVNISYIKNKFDNKSLPEIEAEIENIDTNIIIENALDYFMKKKKDEFLTMSHYSRENGFKEKEYLKPIKELIFTKLKELFSNSYNTLKIKRTFNTENSFYTLENINFKTIDEQINTNGYYDEKITIYIGLSEFREMIIRSIVFYLPNIIYIDDFKDIVPEEIKKGNQWYPYIEEIFEKNNENIDKFSKYELADRQTVLADIKADLNESLSQLWDKMHISKTIRDEFKTLEIDLRFENNIFQFLVVDLREKRENGKSREVVFPVNMRSKGFQWFFNFFIKMKYNWKHTNDEDYGSIILLDEPGVYLHTTFQSELVKVLRDLSKNNIIFYTTHLENMVNPKVVKIAEINVAKRNNEIVTIEKITKIDDNKNLGEITPIINALKIDNFPLVHYNEKIIITEGMTDKIFLNLLQEAELLDKSIKVIPGSGVSNLGTLISLSIGITSKYVVIFDNDEAGREHFENYKKNFGDEESKKWILHKLAEKKDNIVLEDYYSNEMKEIIEKYIDKKDYKTGLLNFYYNRNLEDKQKFSDELKKISKKDKGIYILLEQIKKRLN, encoded by the coding sequence AAGTTGATAAACCTAAATTAACTCCAATAATAGGATTAAATGAAACAGGTAAAAGTTCAATCTTACAAGCAGTATTTTCTTTTGATTATACTAATGATGATCAATATAATGGTGAATTTGTGAATATTAGTTATATTAAGAATAAGTTTGATAATAAAAGTCTCCCAGAAATTGAAGCTGAGATAGAAAATATTGATACTAATATTATTATAGAAAATGCTTTAGATTATTTTATGAAAAAAAAGAAAGATGAATTTTTAACAATGAGCCATTATAGTCGTGAAAATGGTTTCAAAGAAAAAGAATATTTAAAACCTATTAAAGAATTAATTTTTACTAAACTAAAAGAATTATTTTCTAATTCATATAATACATTAAAGATAAAAAGAACTTTTAACACAGAAAATTCTTTCTATACTTTAGAAAATATTAATTTTAAAACTATAGATGAACAAATAAATACAAATGGTTATTATGATGAAAAAATTACAATATATATAGGACTTTCAGAATTTAGAGAAATGATTATAAGATCTATTGTTTTTTACTTACCTAACATCATATATATTGATGATTTTAAGGACATTGTTCCTGAGGAAATAAAAAAAGGAAATCAATGGTATCCATATATAGAAGAAATTTTTGAGAAAAATAATGAAAATATTGATAAGTTTTCAAAATATGAATTAGCTGATAGACAAACTGTTCTTGCTGATATTAAAGCTGACTTAAACGAAAGTTTATCTCAATTATGGGATAAGATGCATATCAGCAAAACAATAAGAGATGAATTTAAAACTTTAGAGATTGACTTAAGATTTGAAAATAATATATTTCAATTTTTGGTAGTAGATCTGAGAGAAAAAAGAGAGAATGGGAAAAGTAGAGAAGTTGTATTTCCTGTTAATATGCGTTCTAAGGGCTTTCAATGGTTTTTTAATTTTTTTATAAAAATGAAATATAACTGGAAACATACAAATGATGAAGATTATGGAAGTATAATATTGTTAGATGAGCCTGGTGTATATTTACATACAACTTTTCAATCTGAATTAGTAAAGGTTTTAAGAGACTTATCAAAAAATAATATAATATTTTATACAACTCATTTAGAAAATATGGTAAATCCTAAAGTTGTTAAGATAGCAGAAATAAATGTAGCTAAAAGAAATAATGAAATTGTAACTATTGAAAAAATTACTAAAATAGATGATAATAAAAACTTAGGAGAAATTACACCAATAATAAATGCTCTAAAAATAGATAATTTCCCACTTGTACATTATAATGAAAAAATAATTATAACTGAAGGAATGACAGATAAAATTTTTTTAAACCTCTTACAAGAAGCAGAGTTATTAGATAAAAGCATAAAAGTAATTCCAGGAAGTGGAGTTAGTAATTTAGGGACATTGATTAGTTTATCAATAGGAATAACTAGTAAATATGTTGTTATATTTGATAATGATGAAGCAGGAAGAGAACATTTTGAAAATTATAAAAAGAATTTTGGAGATGAAGAATCTAAAAAATGGATACTTCATAAACTGGCAGAAAAAAAGGATAATATTGTACTTGAAGATTATTATAGTAATGAGATGAAAGAAATTATAGAAAAATACATAGATAAAAAAGACTATAAAACAGGACTTTTAAATTTTTATTATAATAGAAATCTTGAAGACAAACAGAAATTTTCTGATGAATTAAAAAAAATAAGTAAAAAAGATAAAGGTATTTATATATTATTGGAACAAATAAAGAAAAGACTTAACTAA